A genomic region of Nostoc sp. UHCC 0702 contains the following coding sequences:
- a CDS encoding transposase, which produces MRFTKLNYCQYLLSSQINYTVTNLAEHLDQISHDKINRYLKNEKLTPRLLWDNVKDIVQVSDTAYLVFDDTVLDKRYATEIETSKRQYSGNQHGVIQGIGLINCIYVNHEEGKFWVVDYRIYDPDSDGKTKIDHVTEMLQNLVYHKVLPFQAVLMDSWYATNKLMLYIDGLGKYYYCPLKRNRLVDDTNCLENYKRIESLSWNEEELISGKIIKIKKFPQAKKVKLFRVTVSTDRTDFIATNDLSQDSTDVVQKVCKVRWKIEEFHRELKQLTGIESCQCRKGRIQRNHIACAILVWLRLKNLAYITGQTIYQIKHGLLSNYLVQQLKRPAVPMFIA; this is translated from the coding sequence ATGAGATTTACTAAACTTAACTATTGCCAATACTTGTTGAGCAGTCAGATTAATTATACAGTCACGAATTTGGCAGAGCATTTAGATCAGATCAGTCATGATAAAATTAACCGTTATCTCAAAAATGAAAAGTTAACACCTCGTTTGCTTTGGGATAATGTTAAAGATATCGTCCAAGTGAGTGATACTGCATATCTAGTTTTTGATGACACGGTGCTGGATAAACGATACGCCACAGAAATAGAGACAAGTAAACGACAATATAGTGGCAACCAACATGGTGTAATCCAGGGTATCGGCTTAATAAATTGTATATATGTCAATCATGAAGAAGGAAAATTTTGGGTGGTTGACTATCGTATTTATGACCCAGACTCAGATGGTAAAACTAAAATAGACCATGTAACAGAAATGCTGCAAAACCTTGTATATCATAAGGTTTTACCATTCCAAGCTGTGTTAATGGACAGTTGGTATGCCACAAATAAATTAATGTTATACATTGATGGCTTAGGAAAATATTATTATTGTCCTTTGAAACGTAATCGACTTGTAGATGATACTAATTGTCTTGAAAATTATAAAAGGATTGAATCATTATCTTGGAATGAGGAGGAGTTGATATCAGGTAAAATAATAAAAATAAAAAAGTTTCCTCAAGCTAAAAAAGTGAAACTATTCCGAGTAACTGTCTCGACCGACAGAACGGATTTTATCGCTACAAACGATTTATCTCAAGATTCTACGGATGTTGTACAAAAAGTGTGTAAGGTTCGATGGAAAATTGAAGAGTTTCACCGCGAATTAAAGCAATTGACTGGCATTGAATCATGTCAATGCCGTAAGGGTCGTATTCAAAGAAATCATATCGCCTGCGCTATTTTAGTCTGGCTTCGGCTCAAAAATTTAGCTTATATAACTGGTCAAACAATTTATCAAATTAAGCATGGACTACTATCTAATTATTTAGTTCAGCAACTAAAACGTCCGGCTGTTCCTATGTTTATCGCGTAG
- a CDS encoding ABC transporter ATP-binding protein, whose product MIRLENIFKVYGSGETEVKALNDVNLTIHEGEYCSIMGPSGSGKSTAMNIIGCLDRPSEGHYYLDNIDVAQMNDKDLAHIRNKKLGFVFQQFHLLPQLTALENVMLPMVYANIDTAERRDRATEALIKVGLEKRLNNKPTQLSGGQQQRVAIARAIVNRPVVLLADEPTGALDSRTTQEVLDIFTELNTSGITVVMVTHEPEVARQTQRIVWFRDGQVVHSNLTPADLNHLAA is encoded by the coding sequence ATTATTCGTTTAGAAAATATCTTTAAAGTGTATGGCAGTGGTGAAACCGAAGTCAAAGCACTGAATGATGTAAATTTGACTATCCATGAAGGCGAATATTGTTCAATTATGGGGCCTTCTGGTTCGGGTAAATCTACAGCTATGAATATTATCGGTTGTCTAGATCGTCCTAGTGAGGGACATTATTATCTAGATAACATCGATGTGGCGCAGATGAATGATAAAGATTTGGCACATATTCGTAATAAGAAATTGGGGTTTGTGTTTCAACAATTTCATCTGTTACCGCAACTGACAGCTTTGGAAAATGTGATGTTGCCAATGGTGTATGCTAATATTGACACTGCCGAAAGACGCGATCGCGCAACGGAAGCTTTAATCAAAGTCGGTTTAGAAAAGCGTCTCAACAACAAACCAACGCAACTATCAGGTGGACAACAACAAAGGGTAGCGATCGCTCGTGCCATTGTCAACCGTCCCGTTGTCCTCTTAGCCGATGAACCCACTGGCGCCCTTGATTCCCGCACAACTCAAGAAGTATTAGATATTTTCACCGAACTTAATACTAGTGGTATCACGGTTGTCATGGTTACTCATGAACCAGAAGTTGCCCGTCAAACCCAGCGCATAGTTTGGTTCCGCGATGGTCAAGTGGTACACTCCAACTTGACTCCAGCCGACTTAAACCACTTAGCTGCATAA
- a CDS encoding helix-turn-helix domain-containing protein has product MIRNLREPCDRLTYGERLREAAKKLGKSERTVRRLIKSWEEKGMAALAEVPRADKGQVRKSEYWYNLSLKIYKQGNKGSDRMTRTLKPLTNLQVWSTLFANLHHV; this is encoded by the coding sequence ATAATTCGTAATTTACGTGAACCTTGCGATCGCCTGACTTACGGAGAAAGGTTGAGGGAAGCAGCCAAAAAGCTTGGTAAATCAGAACGAACGGTTAGACGTTTAATTAAGTCTTGGGAAGAAAAAGGTATGGCTGCTTTAGCGGAAGTCCCTAGAGCAGACAAAGGACAGGTGCGAAAAAGTGAATACTGGTATAACTTAAGCCTCAAAATTTATAAACAAGGAAATAAAGGAAGCGATCGCATGACTCGCACTCTAAAACCACTCACAAACTTGCAAGTTTGGTCAACTCTGTTTGCCAATCTTCATCATGTCTGA
- a CDS encoding NAD(P)/FAD-dependent oxidoreductase has translation MQEYDVVIIGAGHNGLVCAAYLLKAGYSVLLLEKRSVPGGAATTEECLPQEAPGFKFNLCAIDHEFIHLGPVVEELELTKYGLEYLECDPVVFCPHPDGKYFLGHKSVEKTCAEIARYSDRDAKKYAEFTDYWQRALGAMIPIFNAPPKSVIDIVGNYDITKLKDLFSVIGSPNKTLDFIRTMLTSAEDLLNEWFDSEFLKAPLARLASELGAPPSQKTIGIGAIMMAMRHDPGMARPRGGTGALVQALVNLVKSKGGDILTDQHVEKVLIDDGKAVGVRVAGGKEYRAKCGVISNIDARRLFLQMTDKSDLDAADPDLWERLDRRIVNNNETILKIDLALDEPLRFPYHAHKDEYLVGSILIADSVSHVEQAHSKCTLGEIPDSDPSMYVVMPSYLDPSLAPPGKHTVWIEFFAPYQIAGAEGTGLKGTGWTDELKNKVADRVVDKLATYAPNVKNATIARRVESPAELGERLGAYKGNYYHIDMTLDQMVFFRPLPEIANYKTPIENLYLTGAGTHPGGSISGMPGRNCARSFLQSKHPIAQTLKDAKDSIKSTVGSVFGII, from the coding sequence ATGCAAGAGTATGACGTTGTAATTATTGGTGCAGGACACAATGGCCTAGTGTGTGCAGCATATTTGCTGAAAGCTGGTTATAGCGTTCTACTACTAGAAAAGCGTTCCGTTCCGGGTGGAGCAGCAACAACTGAAGAATGTTTACCACAAGAAGCGCCAGGATTTAAGTTTAATTTGTGTGCGATCGATCATGAATTTATTCACCTGGGGCCAGTTGTTGAAGAATTAGAACTGACAAAATACGGCTTGGAATATCTGGAGTGCGATCCAGTTGTATTTTGTCCCCATCCCGATGGCAAATATTTCTTGGGGCATAAATCTGTGGAAAAGACTTGTGCAGAAATTGCCAGATATAGCGATCGCGATGCCAAAAAATACGCAGAATTTACAGACTACTGGCAGCGGGCGTTGGGTGCAATGATACCCATATTTAATGCACCACCAAAATCAGTTATAGATATTGTCGGTAACTATGATATCACAAAACTCAAAGATTTATTTTCAGTAATTGGTTCTCCCAACAAAACACTGGACTTTATTCGCACCATGTTGACCAGTGCTGAAGATTTACTCAATGAGTGGTTTGATTCAGAATTTCTCAAAGCGCCATTAGCTAGACTAGCATCAGAACTGGGTGCGCCACCATCGCAAAAAACTATTGGCATTGGTGCAATCATGATGGCAATGCGTCATGACCCTGGAATGGCAAGACCACGGGGCGGTACTGGCGCACTTGTGCAAGCTTTGGTAAATTTAGTTAAAAGTAAAGGCGGCGACATCCTCACAGATCAGCATGTTGAGAAAGTTTTAATTGACGATGGTAAAGCTGTGGGTGTGCGGGTTGCTGGTGGTAAAGAATACCGTGCTAAATGCGGTGTGATTTCTAACATTGACGCCCGGCGGTTATTTTTACAAATGACTGATAAAAGCGATTTAGATGCAGCAGATCCCGACTTGTGGGAAAGATTAGACCGCCGTATTGTCAACAATAATGAAACTATCCTCAAGATAGACTTGGCTTTAGATGAACCCTTGCGTTTTCCCTACCACGCCCACAAAGATGAATATCTTGTTGGTTCTATCTTGATTGCAGATTCTGTTTCTCACGTTGAACAGGCTCATAGTAAATGTACCTTGGGCGAGATACCCGATTCTGACCCATCAATGTATGTGGTGATGCCTAGTTATTTAGACCCTAGTTTGGCACCACCTGGTAAGCATACTGTGTGGATTGAATTTTTCGCACCTTATCAAATTGCAGGTGCAGAAGGCACAGGGTTGAAAGGTACTGGTTGGACAGATGAATTAAAAAACAAAGTTGCAGATCGGGTAGTTGACAAATTGGCAACTTATGCACCCAATGTGAAAAATGCTACCATCGCCCGCCGTGTGGAAAGTCCAGCGGAACTAGGTGAAAGATTGGGTGCGTATAAGGGAAATTACTATCATATTGATATGACTTTAGATCAGATGGTATTTTTCCGCCCCTTACCAGAAATAGCCAACTACAAAACCCCCATTGAAAATCTATATTTGACTGGTGCGGGTACTCATCCGGGTGGTTCAATTTCTGGAATGCCAGGACGCAATTGTGCGCGATCGTTTTTACAAAGTAAGCATCCCATTGCCCAAACTTTGAAGGATGCAAAAGATTCGATTAAGTCAACTGTCGGGTCTGTGTTTGGAATTATTTAG
- a CDS encoding DUF1998 domain-containing protein, with amino-acid sequence MVNNTCNILVVEPLNVPTDNREAFITTLQYALETAIQAVYKLETDELDSERLGDGKYLLFWEAAEGGAGVLSQLLEKPEAFQKIADAALDICHFQEAKDSCVQACYECLLSYRNQFDHALINRHLIKPLLDELQKSTVQVEGICRDEQYQQLLQQTDPNSQFECIVLTAIYQSGYKLPDSAQELIPEANCKPDFLYKEDGIAVFCDGSVHDSPEKRRQDTIERDNLKYNTTYHILVLRHDEDWQTELTKLASL; translated from the coding sequence ATGGTGAATAATACCTGCAATATCCTAGTTGTGGAACCATTAAATGTCCCCACAGACAACAGAGAAGCTTTTATTACTACCCTACAGTACGCCTTAGAAACTGCTATCCAAGCAGTTTACAAACTAGAAACAGACGAACTCGACTCCGAACGCTTGGGAGATGGTAAATATTTGCTGTTCTGGGAGGCTGCGGAAGGCGGTGCTGGTGTCCTTTCTCAACTATTAGAAAAACCCGAAGCTTTTCAAAAAATCGCCGATGCAGCTTTAGATATTTGCCATTTCCAAGAAGCTAAAGATAGCTGTGTTCAAGCTTGCTATGAATGCTTGCTTTCTTACCGCAACCAGTTCGATCATGCTTTGATAAATCGCCATCTCATCAAACCCTTACTTGACGAACTGCAAAAAAGTACAGTGCAGGTAGAAGGAATATGCCGTGATGAACAGTACCAACAACTGCTGCAACAAACAGATCCAAATTCCCAATTTGAGTGTATAGTTTTAACAGCAATTTATCAAAGCGGATATAAACTACCTGATTCTGCACAGGAATTAATTCCAGAGGCGAACTGTAAGCCAGATTTTCTGTATAAGGAAGATGGCATTGCTGTTTTCTGTGACGGTTCAGTTCATGACAGCCCTGAAAAACGTAGACAAGACACAATTGAGCGAGATAATCTCAAGTACAATACCACTTACCATATTCTTGTCCTCAGACATGATGAAGATTGGCAAACAGAGTTGACCAAACTTGCAAGTTTGTGA